Proteins from a single region of Enoplosus armatus isolate fEnoArm2 chromosome 6, fEnoArm2.hap1, whole genome shotgun sequence:
- the LOC139287172 gene encoding spexin prohormone 1-like isoform X1 has protein sequence MSLQSSTMSLVVTLLVVTLFTQCWSAPQRRNWTPQAILYLKGAPGHRSVLERTSREEGGTLHLVTDIQSGDGLGLSLSSILLELLQRAVEEGGGKPDKYPEEQMLNLNYL, from the exons ATGTCATTACAGAGTTCAACAATGTCTCTAGTAGTCACATTGCTTGTGGTGACACTGTTCACCCAGTGTTGGAGTGCACCACAG CGGAGAAACTGGACACCTCAGGCCATCTTATATCTAAAAGGAGCAC CAGGACATCGCTCAGTGTTGGAGCGcaccagcagagaggaaggaggcacTTTACATTTAG TGACTGACATCCAGAGCGGTGATGGACTTGGACTGTCTTTGTCCTCCATTCTTCTGGAGCTTCTGCAACGAGCCGTGGAAGAAG GTGGAGGCAAACCAGACAAGTACCCAGAAGAACAAATGCTGAATCTGAACTATTTGTGA
- the LOC139287172 gene encoding spexin prohormone 1-like isoform X2 has translation MSLVVTLLVVTLFTQCWSAPQRRNWTPQAILYLKGAPGHRSVLERTSREEGGTLHLVTDIQSGDGLGLSLSSILLELLQRAVEEGGGKPDKYPEEQMLNLNYL, from the exons ATGTCTCTAGTAGTCACATTGCTTGTGGTGACACTGTTCACCCAGTGTTGGAGTGCACCACAG CGGAGAAACTGGACACCTCAGGCCATCTTATATCTAAAAGGAGCAC CAGGACATCGCTCAGTGTTGGAGCGcaccagcagagaggaaggaggcacTTTACATTTAG TGACTGACATCCAGAGCGGTGATGGACTTGGACTGTCTTTGTCCTCCATTCTTCTGGAGCTTCTGCAACGAGCCGTGGAAGAAG GTGGAGGCAAACCAGACAAGTACCCAGAAGAACAAATGCTGAATCTGAACTATTTGTGA